One Pseudomonas brassicacearum genomic region harbors:
- a CDS encoding dihydrofolate reductase: protein MKKTLPLSLIAALGENRVIGVDNSMPWHLPGDFKYFKATTLGKPIIMGRKTWDSLGRPLPGRLNIVVSRQLDLVLEGAEVFSTLEAAVERAEAWALAQGVDELMLIGGAQLYAQALAQADRLYLTRVALSPKGDAWFPEFDSSQWKLVSNQPNPAEGDKPAYSFEVWEKL from the coding sequence ATGAAAAAAACTCTGCCCCTAAGCCTGATCGCAGCCCTCGGTGAAAACCGTGTGATCGGCGTCGACAACAGCATGCCCTGGCACCTGCCGGGGGATTTCAAATACTTCAAGGCCACCACCTTGGGCAAGCCGATCATCATGGGTCGCAAGACCTGGGATTCCCTCGGCCGGCCATTGCCAGGGCGCCTGAACATCGTGGTCAGCCGTCAGCTGGATCTGGTGCTGGAAGGTGCGGAGGTCTTTTCTACGCTCGAGGCAGCGGTGGAACGGGCCGAGGCCTGGGCGTTGGCGCAGGGTGTCGACGAGCTGATGTTGATCGGCGGTGCGCAACTGTACGCCCAGGCGCTGGCGCAGGCGGATCGGCTGTACCTGACTCGCGTAGCGCTGAGCCCGAAGGGGGATGCGTGGTTTCCGGAGTTTGATTCAAGCCAGTGGAAGTTGGTTTCGAACCAACCGAACCCGGCGGAAGGGGACAAGCCGGCCTACAGCTTTGAGGTGTGGGAAAAGCTTTAA
- a CDS encoding L-cystine transporter, protein MNLPLILNLLVFLALLFGLAKTRHGTWSLAKKVLLALVLGVVFGITLHTIYGAGHPVLKASIGWFDLVGNGYVQLLQMIVIPLVFASILSAVARLHNASSLGKISFLTIGTLLFTTAIAALIGIGLTNLFGLTAEGLVAGTQELARLQVIQSDYAGKVADLNIPQLLLSFIPQNPFADLARAKPTSIISVVIFAAFLGVAALQLLKDDVEKGQKVINAIDTLQSWVTRLVRLVMKLTPYGVLALMTKVVAGSNLQDIIKLGSFVVVSYLGLGLMFVVHGLLVSAAGINPLRFFRKIWPVLTFAFTSRSSAATIPLSIEAQTSRLGIARSIASFSASFGATIGQNGCAGLYPAMLAVMVAPTVGINPLDPVWIATLVAIVTLSSAGVAGVGGGATFAALIVLPAMGLPVSLVALLISVEPLIDMGRTALNVSGSITAGAITSQVMQQTDKALLGAEEHGELVQA, encoded by the coding sequence ATGAATCTGCCGCTGATCCTCAATCTGCTGGTATTCCTCGCCTTGCTGTTTGGCCTGGCGAAAACCCGTCACGGTACCTGGAGCCTGGCCAAGAAAGTCCTGCTGGCACTGGTGCTGGGCGTGGTGTTCGGGATTACCCTGCACACGATTTATGGCGCTGGCCACCCGGTGCTCAAAGCCTCGATCGGTTGGTTCGACCTGGTGGGCAACGGTTACGTGCAGCTACTGCAAATGATCGTCATCCCGCTGGTCTTCGCCTCGATTCTCAGCGCCGTAGCCCGCCTGCACAACGCCTCGTCCTTGGGCAAGATCAGCTTCCTGACCATCGGCACGCTGCTATTCACCACCGCCATTGCCGCCCTGATCGGTATCGGCCTGACCAACCTGTTCGGCCTCACCGCCGAAGGCCTGGTGGCCGGCACCCAGGAATTGGCGCGCCTGCAGGTGATCCAGAGCGACTACGCCGGCAAGGTCGCCGACCTGAACATCCCGCAACTGCTGCTCTCGTTCATTCCACAGAATCCCTTTGCCGACCTGGCGCGGGCCAAGCCGACCTCGATCATCAGCGTGGTGATCTTCGCCGCGTTCCTCGGTGTCGCGGCGTTGCAGTTGCTCAAGGATGATGTAGAGAAAGGCCAGAAAGTGATCAACGCCATCGACACCCTGCAAAGCTGGGTGACGCGCCTGGTACGCCTGGTGATGAAACTGACCCCGTACGGCGTACTGGCACTGATGACCAAAGTGGTGGCCGGCTCCAACCTGCAGGACATCATCAAGCTCGGTAGTTTCGTCGTGGTGTCGTACCTCGGGCTGGGCTTGATGTTCGTGGTCCACGGCCTGTTGGTTTCCGCCGCCGGGATCAACCCGTTGCGCTTCTTCCGCAAGATCTGGCCGGTGCTGACCTTCGCCTTCACCAGCCGCTCCAGCGCGGCAACGATCCCGCTGAGTATCGAAGCCCAGACCAGCCGCCTGGGCATTGCGCGTTCCATTGCCAGCTTCAGCGCCTCGTTCGGCGCCACCATCGGCCAGAATGGCTGCGCCGGGCTCTATCCGGCCATGTTGGCAGTCATGGTTGCGCCGACGGTGGGCATCAACCCGTTGGATCCGGTATGGATCGCGACACTCGTGGCGATTGTGACCCTGAGCTCGGCGGGTGTGGCCGGGGTCGGTGGTGGCGCGACGTTTGCCGCGTTGATCGTACTTCCGGCAATGGGCTTGCCGGTCTCGCTGGTGGCGTTGCTGATTTCCGTCGAACCGCTGATCGACATGGGCCGCACGGCGTTGAACGTCAGCGGTTCGATCACCGCCGGGGCGATTACCAGTCAGGTGATGCAACAGACCGACAAGGCGTTGCTGGGTGCCGAGGAGCATGGGGAGCTGGTACAGGCTTGA